Proteins from one Sylvia atricapilla isolate bSylAtr1 chromosome 1, bSylAtr1.pri, whole genome shotgun sequence genomic window:
- the PPP1R3G gene encoding protein phosphatase 1 regulatory subunit 3G, giving the protein MASPARPRQELAAEQRRLRGAAPTAPRDAKREAAGERPAPLELRRCGRPPSPGERQEEGEEDEEEGEAAAGEDCCGKCKKRVQFADSLGLSLASVKHFSDAEEPQVPPAALSHLQSPPGEEREPPPPGAEPPPPALLLVPDFPDGGEPGAERLRRQRVCLERLRRPAAPTDVRGTVQVLGGPGPKEVTVRYTFNEWLSFVDVPAAPLAPEPPAERYGFTLCVPPSLREGSALHFAIRYRGPQGEFWDNNGGRNYTLRCCGCPGPAEPRY; this is encoded by the coding sequence ATGGCGAGCCCCGCACGCCCGCGGCAGGAGCTGGCGGCCGAgcagcggcggctccgcggcgCGGCCCCGACGGCGCCCCGCGACGCCAagcgggaggcggcgggggaGCGGCCGGCGCCGCTGGAGCTGCGCCGCTGCGGGCGGCCGCCGTCCCCCGGCGAGcggcaggaggagggggaggaggacgaagaggagggggaggcggcggcgggcgaAGATTGTTGCGGCAAGTGCAAGAAGCGGGTGCAGTTCGCCGACTCGCTGGGGCTGAGCCTCGCCAGCGTCAAGCACTTCAGCGACGCCGAGGAGCCGCAGGTGCCGCCCGCCGCGCTGTCGCACCTGCAGAGCCCGCCCGGCGAGGagcgggagccgccgccgcccggcgccgagccgccgccgcccgcgctgCTCCTGGTCCCCGACTTCCCCGACGGCGGCGAGCCCGGCGCCGAGCGGCTGCGGCGGCAGCGCGTCTGCCTGGAGCGCCTGAGGCGGCCCGCGGCGCCCACCGACGTGCGCGGCACGGTGCAAGTGCtgggcggccccggccccaaGGAGGTGACGGTGCGCTACACCTTCAACGAGTGGCTCTCCTTCGTGGACGTCCCGGCCGCGCCGCTGGCCCCCGAGCCGCCGGCCGAGCGCTACGGCTTCACCCTGTGCGTCCCGCCGAGCCTGCGGGAGGGCTCGGCCCTGCACTTCGCCATCCGCTACCGCGGCCCGCAGGGCGAGTTCTGGGACAACAACGGCGGCCGCAACTACACCCTGCGCTGCTGcggctgccccggccccgccgagccccgctACTGA